ccccataaaaacaaatacacaccaattcagtgccattaattcgATGCCATCTTATAGCAACCCGGTGggagagggtagaactacccctgtgagtttgagactgtaatacttatgggagtacaaaacccatctttctccctctttgCTACCAGAGTAGGCTAAAATGTAAATACTTTCCACTGTCACATTTTAAAATGGGACTTAGATGATATTGCTAAATATGGTTTTATTTGAAGGACAAGAAACTAGACAGTTATGTCCAGTGCTTTTGTGTTTCTAAGCTAAAGATGCCTTACCAGTCTCCATCTGTGTCtacatcaagcagctcttttactGCTTCTTTCGTAGTGGTAGTCtctggtttgcttgttttgggCAGTACCTTTTATGCCATTGCGGTGTTGACATACTTTTGTTGGGAGGGGCGATGACCTTGTTGTATAAAGCATCTTTTATTGAGTTTTAAAACCTTGAGTGAGAAAACAAAACCTATCCAACTATCCTGGATTGGTACCAAATATCTTTGTAGAAAACTATTTTTTCACACGCATAGGACACAATTAAATTTTGCAGTTGCCATTATACTTCCTAGTGACTTGTTGATAGCTGCCTTTAGTTGACTTCTCTCCTGTAGAATATTTCTTTATAATAGTTTTTCCTTATATTTTAGCCAAGAGTTGAAGCTAAACCGGAAGTTCCGACTCAGCCACCTCGTGTGCGGGAACAGCGGCCTCGGGAACGACCTGGTTTTCCTCCTAGGGGACCAAGGCCTGGTAAGCAGCCCCTTGACAACCTTAGCATTGAATTACGGGAAGGTCCGAAACAACTTTTAACTTTGAAAAAGCAGAATGTGTTTTCTATACAGATCTTTTCATAGTACATTGTTGAAAGGTTCGGATAACCTATTAAAATTACAGTCAAAGGGAGAGCCAACTGCCTTTTGAAGGAGGACTGGTTGACCGGCCGTGTAATAATGTATTTGGAAGGTGTAATAGGCTCTCAAGACAAATTTCAATTGGTTATTGTCAGTGGTTCTAAGAACTCAAACCAAGCTGCCAATAACCTACTCTCTTACTTAGCACTCTTATCTCTTCACAGATAAACAAATAAGCACACTCCGATTCTTCCTAATTTGATTGTCTTAGGTAGTAAGTAAATTGCcatgattttttatttgtttacatTGTTAGCTAATACATGTAATATCTCTACTTGAATTCTTTTAAGTATGTTTAGATTGCTTTGGGGAGGATGGGAAATAGTTATTCCACAAATTTGTCTTCTGATGCTGGTCTTACTATGATCCACTTGTGTTCTTGGAGGGAACAATGCTGTGTGTACACACACCCTGAAATAAAAGAGTACATAAATGAGATTACTACCCCTGAGATCTACGTCCATACATTCAACAATTGTTTGTGAATTTCAGAAATAATTAGTCGAAATATTCATCGCTTAgataaatggtgatggcaacatttaGTTAAGAGGAAGACATGTATCTGTAATACTTGGCTTTCATACCATTTGCTGTAGTCAACAGACCATTAGCTCTAGATAAAGGAACTTCAGCAATCTAGTCATATATTCTTACTTTTCAATATAGTGTCATGCTGTTTACTAACGTACTAATCATGATACTTCTACCTGTTTAAGGAGCTCACTATCTTACTAAACTAAAACAGAAATATAAATATTGATTGTTACACATTCATGGCTTTGAACTATTGTTTTATGTGAAGCTGGTATATACTAGTGTTTGTTCTATTTCTGTTCTTAGGCAGAGGAGATATTGAACAGAATGAATCTGACAACCGTAGAATAATTCGCTATCCAGACAGTCATCAACTTTTTGTTGGTAACTTGCCACATGATATTGATGAAAATGAGCTGAAAGAATTCTTTATGAGTAAGTGGTTTATTTTGCTAAAATTGAGTGGCAATGTGGAACTTTTTTCAGAttcaatattttgaaatatttctctATATATTGTATGTTCTTCCAGCCTCCAGTCTCGCCTTAATTGATCAGAAATACAGAACTGTCGGATCTTTCTCACTGTGTCTAGTGTTGATTTGGCCTGCTTCAATAGATTAGAAGACACATCTAGaggagtgattctcaacctgtgggtcacgacccattTTGGGttagaacaaccctttcacaggggtcgcccgtttcataacagtaataaaattacagttatcaCGTAGCAATGGGAATAATTTCATGGTGGGGggggtcacaacaacatgaggaactgtatgaaagggtcagagctttagggaggttgagaaccactgcactagaggaagCTGTCTTAAATTCTGAGATGGAACTCTATCTCAGAAATGGTCAGGGTTGGGGGGCTGTTATGTTTTTTTCCTAAAACTACAGTAATTGTGGTTGCAAAATAACCAACAGATGTAAAAGAGCAACCAAAGTATCTGCTGGTTTCTGAGGTAGTCCACATGAGAGAACGTACCTCAGTTGTCATTGTGTGTACAGCTTGTACCTTCTTTTCAAATAGAGCTTAGTTCATCCTGAACAATTAAAGCCATGAAAGTGTTTTGCTATATATTGATTTAATCTTTGGATGTAATGTTTATTTTCACAGGTTTTGGAAACGTTGTGGAACTTCGCATCAATACCAAGGGTGTTGGGGGAAAGCTTCCAAATTTTGGTTTTGTGGTTTTTGATGACTCTGAACCAGTTCAAAGAATCTTAATTGCAAAAGTAAGTGATTTATGAGGCATAATTATtttattactcttgtatatactaTAACAGGGTGCATTTTTTTTAATACggcacatttttatttatttaattttttaatatggcagattttttttttaaacattttattaggggctcatacaactcttatcacaatccatacatatacatacatcaattgtataaagcacatctgcacattcagaaaatctttttaaaatgataCAGCTAAAGGTAGTTCATTATGAAATGGTATTTATGCAAAGAATTATGATTTGTTAGTTTTAAAGTAtatgaattattttaaattaacttCTGGTTAGAAAACTTGGAAAATAAGCCTTCTGTAAAAGCCTTTTATCAGTGCAAAGTAATGTATTTTCTATTATTGTCTATCTGCCTATTTATATGGTTTCTCCCTTTTTAAAGCCAATTATGTTTCGAGGGGAAGTACGTTTAAATGTGGAAGAAAAAAAGACAAGAGCTGCAAGAGAACGAGAAAccagaggtggtggtgatgaccGCAGGGATATCAGGCGCAACGACAGGGGGCCAGGGGGTCCACGTGGAATCGTCGGTGGCGGAATGATGCGCGACCGTGATGGAAGGGGACCTCCTCCAAGAGGTGGCATGGCGCAGAAACTTGGCTCTGGAAGAGGAACCGGACAGATGGAAGGCCGCTTCACAGGACAGCGTCGCTGAAGCTCCACTGTTGGCCGAGTCTTGGCAGTGGTATATTATTCATCGTGTTTgcattcttgttttttttttttttttttggctttggaATGTGACACAGCCTTTTTGATCATTTCTTTGATGTGAAAAGCATCTTTTGTTTATCAGTTAAATTGAGGTGGACATTATTTCCCCAATTCCACAACAGGATTCacattgttaatttataaatctaGACTTGGAGAATTGCGGATTGAGAAACGTCCATACTTTAAactgtgtacaacaaaatgaacttAAAAGGATATTCCCAACTGAATTCAGGGCCttgagtcaaaaaaaaaaaagtcctctgCTGCACATTTTGTTTTAAGTGTTACTGTTTCTGCCTATTAATGTTAGAAACACAAATAATGCAATTTGTGCAATTGGggaatcctgcctttttttccttgacccccccccccaaaaaaaaatacaaaccaaGAGAAACTTGTGACGCACTCATCCAGATGCACTCATGAACTCGTTTATACTGACATCTGCAACAGGAGGCAACAGGGGGAAAGTTCATCTTTTCAGTAAGGAATAGTTGGTGAGATGATGAGGGTGTTTTATCTGCTTGCTGTGACCAGCGTGTGTACTCATAAATCTTAACAAGACTACAAGTATATTCCAGAAGGAAACCATTTAGTTATGAACGTAATAACACAATTCAGAACTTCAAAACCTTGGTCTTGAATATGAGACCAGGTTTCGTAGCTCCATAGCTAAGATTTTTCTACCTGCCCCTCTTCAGTACAGGGATGGCTGCTCAACACACTCCTCCTGCCCCCTTTCCTTTCTTTATGCTGTGTACAGTGACATTGTCTTTACTGTATTTTTGTTCTCTGGTAATGTAATAAGCATGATGGTGCCTTCTATTAATACATCATTCCAGTCTTGCTGGTATTTTGTACAGTATAGTGTATGAATTGCTGTGCTGCGAAGCCAAACAGCTGCAGAATGTTgaaaatcattgaattgtataaAAATTGCAGTATCTTTAAAATCAGTAAAATTGACTAGCATTTTATTTACCTTGTTCTTTAGTTAACAACTGTGTTCTCTGTGGGAGGGAGTCttgtgtgtttgggagggagaagggaaggaggaagTCAGCTCTTTGGAGTAAGTCTCTCGTTGACTTTCTCTTGGCAAGAACTTGAAGAAGTTGAACATTGAAGAATTAAGAGGTGCTTAAAAAAGTCAAATCAACTTCGTGTACATTTTTAGTGACATTTTAAAAGCAGTCCGATTCCTTAAATGGCAATGAACCTGAAGTGAGGACACTGCAATCTTCAAAGAAAAGAACAGCAGCTCTGAAGTGTTTGAATTTGCTACGTGGGGGGCAGGGAACTGTCATTCATTTTGCACAATTTTTGAACTGATGTCAGCACCCAAGTGGCTCTGCATTTACGTCCGGGATGACATCTTTTATTTTTACATGAATCTTTAAACAATTCTGTGAGCAAAGTTTGTAGCTGCTGGAATGTCTGTCTGTATAGCAAGCTCCAGTAAACTAAAGTATGGTGAAGGGTAACTGATTTTCTGCTTGGAGCATTCAGTACATACAGTTTCTGATGTTTCCAGGTAGGAGTCAGATAAGTAAGTGTGACCACTGAAAGCTGCTGGTTACTGTCAGCATGGAAGACCCCTCCGCTCTATGCCGCCTGCACACGAAAACGGATGGCACATGACAGAGCAGCAAATTGGCTATGAATTGTGCCGTCTAGTAAACTAGTAAATGATGCACATACTTTAGGTACTGGGCAatataagtaaaattaaatctgtCATGTTTTGTTCCCCTTTTGAATGAGGTCTTCCATGTTTGAAGAAAGATCTTGCACTATTGAATATTGTTTTGgagacacatatatctattttgggggtttaaggtttttttttttttgtttctgtcttGTTTGAACATTTTATACTTTTAAATATTTAGGTATAGTACTTGAAGTTCTTATCAAACTTGCTTTTGCGTTTTGAAGCCTTTATTGAAACTGCTTTTAAAGTAAGTGGTTTATAGTCAGTGTTCTTCCTCATTCcctttgtgtttgttttattttttgttactctattttcattttgtatatatgtgtgtatatatacatatacaagggggcttaAAAAGGTCTATAGAAAGattcattaccttttaattccattttcccataaactttctgaagcccctcatctctgtgtgtgtgtgtatctataccCATACCCCAAACCAGGAGTATTGCCCTGCTACTTGTAACATTATGTAACTATGTTCTGGTACCAAAAGTAACAACAGATACTAAATGTAAGAAAATTAGAGCAAAGAGCCATTCAGCTTCAGTCTTTACATACTATGAATAAAACATTACAACATCATCTGGAGAAGTTTACATGGTGATTGTTCACCTGCAGTACTGTGGACTTTTAACATTTGTCCCCTTTTCATTGAAACAAAGTAAAGATATTCATCTATCATTattgttcttgctgttgttttgttgttgttcttcccctttggATGGTAATATTCTATGCTTTTGACACTCTAGCAACCAAATTGGCTTTTACCATCATGGCCTTTGTAGGTAGAGAAGACAAAGGATTACCATCTTCATTGCTGTAATGTGTTAAGCATTATATGCTAGTAGAATCTAGTTTCATTGTTTCAGGTGGAAAGTATTTTTTGAGTTTCCATTTTGAATGTGTTTGGACTAAACATACAATAAACTACTGATGTCTGCAGCATTTATCTATGTCCTAATTGAATCGACAGGTTTCTGTGCAAAGTGTTTTCTCCTTGTTGCATTCCCAACAACTTGAAACAAATAACAAATTGTTCTAAAACCAATTGTTTGTTTGT
The Tenrec ecaudatus isolate mTenEca1 chromosome 3, mTenEca1.hap1, whole genome shotgun sequence DNA segment above includes these coding regions:
- the G3BP2 gene encoding ras GTPase-activating protein-binding protein 2 isoform X3 translates to MGLLSNSGQPERKFMQTFVLAPEGSVPNKFYVHNDMFRYEDEVFGDSEPELDEESEDEVEEEQEERQPSPEPVQENSSSGYYEAHPVTNGIEEPLEEASHDPEPEPESETKTEELKPQVEEKNSEESEEKSTSPPPAEPVSLPQEPPKAFSWASVTSKNLPPSGTVSSSGIPPHVKAPVSQPRVEAKPEVPTQPPRVREQRPRERPGFPPRGPRPGRGDIEQNESDNRRIIRYPDSHQLFVGNLPHDIDENELKEFFMSFGNVVELRINTKGVGGKLPNFGFVVFDDSEPVQRILIAKPIMFRGEVRLNVEEKKTRAARERETRGGGDDRRDIRRNDRGPGGPRGIVGGGMMRDRDGRGPPPRGGMAQKLGSGRGTGQMEGRFTGQRR